AAGCTCCTTACTTAACGCGCTGCCGACGCCTCTTGCGTATTCGCACGTGCTCATAAATGCCATCATATCTTTTGGGTTTATTATCATCGCGAAGATGTCCGTAAAGGCCTTGATCTCACGGCTTTCAAAAAAGCTCACGCCGCCTTTTCGCTTCGCGCCGATACTGAGCTCCTTAAGCGCAACCTCGACGCCGTCGGCGCTGGAGTTGTTGCGAAAGATGATGGCGATCTTTTCGCGCGGGGTACCGCTTTGCGCGATCTGTGCGGCTACGTGGGCGTATTGCGCCGCCGTATCGTCGTAAACATGCAGCCTAGGCGCGCTAAATTTTCCCTCGCGGCCCACGATCAGCTTCTTTTCGTAAAGACGCGGATTGTTCGCGATGACGCGATTTGCAAGCGCTAAAATCGCCGAGCTTGAGCGGTAGTTGATATTCAGCGCGTAAATTTTAGCGTCCGCAAAGCGCTTGCCGAAGCTACCGATGATGTCGATGTTTGCGCCGTTAAAAGCATAGATGCTCTGATCGAAATCGCCGACGCAAAAAAGGCTTTTCGTCGCAAAGGCATCGATGAGGCTTCCTTGCAGCGAGTTCGTGTCCTGATACTCGTCCACTAAAATTTCATCAAATCGCAGCGGCGCGCCCTTTTGTAGCTCACGGCGCATCTTTAGCAACACGTCGTTGAAATCGGCGTAGTTAAATTTCGCCTTTTCCTCCTCGAACTCGCGCAAAATATCTGCGTAAATTTCGGCAAATTCCGCCTGATCCTCGTAGTTTTTGCTAAACCACGTCGCAAAATCCGCGCTCATCTCTTTGTTTTGATACAGCGAGTACACGTCGTACAGATACGCCCCGCCGTAGGGACGCGCGTCGCTTACGTGATAAAATTTGCGCTTTTCTACGAGGCTTTTTAGCAGCGTCTTGAGCTCGGCGGGCTGCTTTAGGATCACACCTTTGCCCAGCTCGCGAAGTAGGGCGTAGGATACGGCGTGGAAGGTGCCCGCGACGATTGCGGAGGTGATTTTTTTATCAAAATGCCGCTGCAAGCGCGCTATCATCTCGCTTGCGGCCTTATTCGTAAAAGTAAGAAGCAAAATTTTTCTAGGGCTCGTGCCGAGATTTAGCAGATGAGCGATGCGCGCGACGATGGTGCTGGTTTTGCCCGTGCCTGCGCTTGCGATTACTAGATTGTGTCCCGAAGGAGCGGTTGCGGCGGCGTATTGTTCGGTGTTTAGCTTAGCTAGAGCGTCCAAGATTATTCCTTTGCAAAAAGGCGCCATTATAGCCTAAAATCATTAAAATTCTTTGATATAATTGCGCGATGAAATTTCTAAAATTTACGTTAAAAATCGCGCTATTTTGCGCGTTTGCATTCGCTCTGTTTTTGATCTTGGACGCGCTTTATCCGCTAAATTTGGATATGCTAAATAAGCAGAAGAGTAGAATTTTATATGATCGAAACGGCGAAATTTTAAATATGCAGATCGGCGACGATCAAATTTGGCGCTTTTACGCGAGCGCAGACGAGATACCGCCGCGGCTGAAACAAAGCGCGATCTACTTTGAAGACCGCTATTTTTACTACCATTTCGGCGTCAATCCAGCCTCGATCCTACGCGCGGCTACGTATAATTTTACGCAAAATTTTACTAAAAAAAGCGAGGGCAACGTCGAGCGCGTCGGGGCTTCGACGATTACGATGCAGGTTGCGCGTATGATGCGCCCAAAACAGCGCAGCTACAAGAACAAAATCATAGAAATTTTCAACGCCTTTCAGCTTGAGTGGCATTTCAGTAAGGATGAAATTTTAGGAATGTATTTCAACCTCGCCCCATACGGCGGCAACATCGAGGGGGTCAAAACTGCGGCGTATTTTTACTTCAAAAAGGACCTGCGCGAGCTCAGTAACGCTCAAATCGCGCTTCTTAGCGTAATCCCGAAAAACCCGAACAAAAACCGCCTGGATCGTAGATCAAATATAAACGCGCTTAAAAACCGCCTAATTTCGCAGCTGCGAGAAGGCGGCGTGATCTCGCAAAGCGAGTATGAGCGCGCTCTTGCGGAGCCGTTTTCGCCCAGGCGCTACGCAGCGCCCAATTACGCGCCGCATTACGCACTGCTAGCGTTTAGCAATTATAAAATGCAAAATTTTACCGCCAAAGATGACGTAAATTTCACTCAAAATTTAAAGCAGGGCGGCACGCCTGGCGCGACATCGGAGCAAGCAAGCTCGTCTACACGCCGAGCCGCGGCGGGGGCAGAGTCAAATTTTTCGGATGCGGCTGGTGCCGAATCAAATTTTACAGCTGCGACGAAGGTTGGGGCGAATTTATCTAGCGCCGCAAACACGCAGGCGGGAGTGGATTTGAAAGAAATGAATCCCAAAGAGGCAGATTTTAAAACTAATGCACCGAAGAGTTTAAATTTAGGCGGAACGAGCCTAAATTTAAACGAGCGCGAAGGCGTAGAATCGCAGGCGGGCGTAAAACTGAATGAGCCGGAAAGCGCAGTAAAACCAAATGGAGGAAAGAGTGCAAATTTAGATGAGCGGCGAGATTTAATTAATGTCGCCCATCCGTCGCAAAACTCGCAAAGTCTAAATTTAAACGAACAACGAAGCGCTATGCGTTTGCCGCAGAATTTTAGCGCGGATACGGATTCGGATAAAGGGCAAACTGAGTATTCGCCGCAAAATCCGAGTGCGGATATAAATTTAAACAAGCGGCAGAATGCCGCCAGCGCCGCAGATTCGCCACAAAATCAGCAAAACCGGCAAAGTCTAAATTTAAACGAGCGGCAAGATGCTGCGCGTTCGCCGCAAAATTCGCAGGCAGACGCAAGCTCTAGCGAGCGGTCGCGTGTAAATTTTATTGCGCAAACAAATTCCGCTTCGGATGTTAGTATGCAGGCGGATTTTGCTTCGTCGGACGCTAGTGCCCAGACAGATTCTACTCCAGGCGCCAAAATACAGACAAATTCTGTTTCAGGCGCCAAATCGCGGGCAAATTTCGCTTCGGACACTAAGGCGCAAATAAATTCCGATCTAAACGCCAAGACGCAGGAAAATTCCGCAAACTCTAAAGCGGGCGCGCAGCCTCAGGAGCAAACCGCGCGAGCACAGGAGCTTGCACGTCTAAACGAGGGTAAAATTTATTCGAGCTTGGATCTGAAAACACAGATTGCGCTTGAGGGCTTTTTGAAAAGCGAGATCCTCTCTCTACGCGATAAGGGCGTTAGAAACGGCGCTGCGGTGCTGATCGACAACGAAAGTATGAGGGTGATCGCTTACGTCGGCAGCCACGATTTTAGCGCCAATGAGGGGCAAAACGACGGCGTGCGCTCGCAAAAAAACGTAGGCTCTACGCTCAAGCCCTTCATCTACGCCAAGGCCCTGCAGCACGGGCTCATCACCCCTTCAAAAAAGCTGATCGACGCGCCGATAATCTTCGCGGGCTACGTGCCGCGCAACTACAACCAGAGCTTCATGGGTGCAGTGAGTGCGACTGACGCGCTAAGTCTTAGCCTAAATATCCCCGCGGTAAAGTTAAATTTAATGCTTGGTGACGACGGGCTGTATGAGATGCTATCAAACGTGCATCTGGCGGAGTTTAGCAAGGATTATTACGGCGCAGGTATCGCACTGGGCAGTATTTCGATGAGCCTAATGGATCTTACTCGCCTTTACAGCGCGTTTGCAAACGGCGGCAAGCTGCGAAAGCTCGAAATAGCGGGCGCAAAGATCGGCGATGATGCTAAAATTTTAACCCCGCAGAGCGCCTACATCGTAACGCAGATGTTAAGAAACGCGCCGCGCTCCTATCTCGGCTCGGTGTGGCAAAACACCCTAAACGCGCCGCCTCTGATGTTTAAAACGGGCACGAGCGCCGATGCGCGCGATCTCTACACCGTCGCTATGACGCCTAAATTTACCCTCGGCATCTGGCTGGGAAATTTCGACGGCTCCAAAACTAGGGATCTTAGCGGCGGCGTGAGTGCCGCAAAAGTGGCGTTTAATATGTTTGGCTTCCTCGATAAATCGGGCATGCTAGGCGAGGTAGAGTTTGCGCGCCCCGCGGGCGTGAGCTTGCGGCGGGTATGCACCGACGCGTACCGCGAAAAGGAGTGCGCGCAAAGCGCCGATGATCTTACTATAGATGGGGTTGAGCCCAACGAGGAGTGCGAAATTTACGGCACGAGCGAGCTTTTTTATCTGCTAAAACACGGCCTAGTCGATCCACAAAAGGTGCGCGCAGGAAGATGTGCGGCTAAATTTGCTGCCGTAAAGCCCGTGCTAAACGATATCAACGCCAAAACCTACGAGACCGGCGAGGACGGCACGCTGCGGCTAAAGGTACAGTGCACGGCGGTTTTCGGCGAGCGGGTATATATCAGACTAAGCGGCGGTTCGCGGGAGTTTATAGCGCTAAATTCCACCGCGTTTACGATGGAGAATTCCGCGGATTTGGATTCCAAGCATTCTAGCGCGGCGCAGCAAGATAATTTAAAGCAAAATTTTACAGAACAGAATTCCGCGGTACAAAATTCCATACGACAAAATTTAGCGTCGCAGAATGTAAAATCACAAAATCTTACGAAGCAAAATTCTGCGGGATTGAATTTTATAGCTGAAAATCCAGCCACACGGAATTTGGCGTCGCAAAATTCTATCTTGCAAAATTCCACAGAGCAAAATTCGGAGGCTCAAGATTTCACAGCGAAAAATTTTACGGATCGAAATTCCTCGCAGCAAAATTTTGTGGCACGCGATTTCACCACGCAAAGCCTAGCGCCTGCAAATTCTAAAGTTAAAATGGGAGAATATTTTGCGCGCACTAACGGCGAGGCTTTTACGCTAAGTCTTGGCGCAGGGGATTTCGAGCTTGGCTGCCTGGACGAAAATGCAAATTTCGCTAAAGCAAATTTTAGAGTAAATGAAAGAAAATAAAAGGTTAATTTGTATATAATTTCGTAAAATTTTTGCAAAGGAATTTTATGAAGACAAAACTACTAAGCGCAGCGCTATTTTGCGCTTTGGCTAGCTTTGCCGCGGGCGTAGAGATCAAATACGCTAGCGGGGCTTACGAGATTAGCGGGGTGGACGGCAGTGGATTTAGTGTCACGCAAAAGCAGATCTTAAAATGCACTCCCAAAATCACGGGCACCTACGAAAGCGTGAGCGAGAGCTTAATCAGGCTCTATCCTAAGCCGATGCTTAGCGCCGGGGTTAATTATTCGTGCGAGGCGCGCGGGGTGCGCTTTGAGTTCGAGACAGAGCCTTTTAGCACCGAGCATATCGCGCTTCTGCGTCCGGGGCTAGTGGCAATCAAATTTAACGATGCGGTTAGCAAGGACGCGCTACAGCAAGCGACTAGAATTTACCGCGCGCAGAATTTAGCCCAAAACGATATATCCTACGAGCTTAGCTCGCACGATGATCGGAATTTTTTATTCAGCTTCGATCCTAAGGCGCAAAACGTCGTATTGCAAATAGAATCCCTCACCTCAAAAGCGGGCGCAAAGCTGCAAAATCCAGTGGAGCTGCGCACAGACGAGGAGCCTTTTAATGATAGCATTAACGCTTCAAATTTAAGCGGCGTGCAGATCCGCCCTGCGGCTCTAAAAGACGGCTCACTCGCGGCTAGAGTGTGTTTCCCTAACTATATGGACGAGCTGTCCGCCAAATACGTAAGAATCGTAGGCGTGAGTAAATTTAGCCTCACTCAGCCGCGATATTATTATTATGACGAAGATGAAGAGGGCGGCGAAAGCGACGATCCTTCATGCTACTACTATGCAGATATAGTAAGCGACGAGTTTATGCCGAATAAAAGCTACGAGATCAGGCTGCTAAAGGGCTTCGGAGATAGCTCATATATCTTGCGTGACGAGATCAAACAAAGCGTAAAAATGGGCGACAGGCTACCTTTCGTAGCCTTTAGTGACGAGAAAAATTTTATTCCAAAATCCGCTTCGTTGGCATTTAAAAGCTCAAACGTAAATGAGGTTAAAATTTCGATTGCTAAAGTTCCTGAGCAAAATTTTAGGTATTTTTTAAACTTTGAAAGCAACGAAGATAGTGTAGGTGGGCTAGCTAGCGAGATCGCGGTTAAGAGCTTTGATATAGGAGGCGCTAAAAACGCCGTTACGGAGCATAAAATCGCGATGGATTTTAAAGGCTACGAGGATGGAATTTATAAAATCACGGCGTTTTACAAAGTGGGCGAAAAGATGCAAGAGGTTTCGCGCGTAGCCTATCTTAGCGACATTACGGCTCAAGTGGTGCTACTTGAGCGCGGCGCGCTAATTTATACTTCTAGGCTTAGTAATGGCGAGGAGCTAAGTAGAGCGAAGGTTAAAATTTACAGCGATAAAAATGAGCTAATCGTAGAGGATAAAACGGACGGAGATGGAATTTTGCGATTAGAAAATATGGAAATTCTAGCCAAAAATCCGCGCTCTATCGAGATTAGTAAAGGCGATGAGCATGCGTTCGTGCTATTTAATAACGCCGTAGCAAGCGTCGAGAAAACGATTACTGCAAAGCGTCCGTTTGTTTATCTCGCGAGCGAGCTGATAAGCCCGAATGAGCGGCTTTTAGGCACGATCGTGATGAAAAATCGCGATTTTAGCTCTTTAAAAAATACGCCGATTAAATTTAAAATTTACGATCCTAGCGGCACTGCGGTCATCACGCGCGCGCAAAACACCGATGAGTTCGGCAGCGTTAAAATAGACGAGCTGATGGGCGAGAAAAGCGGCACTTACCGCCTAGATCTCATCTATGAGGACAAAATCATCGCTTCTAAAAGCTTCAGCGTAGAAAATTTCGTCCCAAACCGCATTAAAAATGAAATTTTAACTGCTAAAGACGAATACGGCGCAGATGAGATCATAACTTTAAAGCTAAGCTCAAACTATCTTGCAGGCGCGCCGGCCGGAGATTTGAAAGGCTCGCTTGAAGCAAACGCCTACGAAAAAGAGCTAAAAATTAAAGGCTACGAGGGCTTTTCGTTTCTAAACGATCGCTTAAAGAAAAAGGGCGCTACGCAGCTTCGTAGGGCAGAATTTACGCTAAGCTCCGCCGGCAAAAAGGAGCTTGCACTCTCGCCGGCAGCAGCTGATCTAAATGTCTCTAACGCCATAAATATTCTACTAAATTTCAGCGTAACCGAGGAGGGCAAAAACGTAAACGCATATCGCAGCCTGAGCTATCTGCCTTATGATCGTATCGTAGGAATTCGCGCGAGCAAGGATTTTATTTCAAGCGGCGATAGCGTAAAATTCGGCTTTGCGCTACTAGATTCCAAAACTAAAACCGACGTCAAAGGCAAGATCGACGTTGAAATTTACCGAGACGATTTTACTTACGTTTATGACGGTAACAGATACGTCGAGCAAGAAAGCTTTAATCTCGTAAGCGCCGTTAGCACCGATGCGCGCGAGTTTGAGTATAAATTCCAAAACGGCGGCAATTATCTAATCGTCGCAAACGATTACTCAAGCGGCGCGAGTGCTGGCGTGCGCGTGGACGTAAGCGGCTGGGGATATTATGGACGGGTAAACGCTAAAGACGTACAAAGCGCTAAAATCAAGCTCGCAAGCGACAAGGTTAAAGCCGGAGATAAAATTAAAGGCGTCATCAATTCTCCGGTAGAAAGCGGCGTGCTAAATATCTCGCTTGTGGGCGAGCAGGTTTACGACTATAAAATTCTATCCGTCAAAGGCGGCAGCGCGGAATTTGAGCTTAGCGTGCCGGATAATTTCGTCGGCGGACATATCAACGCTGTAATCGCGCGCGCCGCGACACCCGCCGCGATGCCGCTTAGAGCCTATGCAAACGTGCCGGTGGCGCTAGATGCGAGCTCACACAAGGCTAACGTGCAAATTTTAGCCGAGAAAAGCTACAAAAACGGGCAAAATGCGCAGATCAGCGTAAAAAGCGAGCCAAATTCCAAAGTGGTGCTCTACGCAGTCGATCTTGGAATTTTAGATATCGTCTCACAAGAGGAGCTCGATGCATTTAAGGCGTTTGACGTTAGCGCGTATTTTGCGCTACGGTACTTTGACATTTACGATGATCTTAGTGTGTATCAAACTACTGCTAAAGAGCTAAGCTTCGGCGGCGACGGCGTGATGGCGAAAGCTAAACGGAATTTAAGCCCGGTCGAAAACAAAAAGCAGAAAAAATTTATCAAAATGCTGATCGCAAAAGCGGATGCAAACGGCGAGGCGAAATTTGAGCTTGCGATGCCGAAAAATTTTAACTCCACGATCCGACTAAGCGCCATGGCTATCGGAGAGGCGGCTACGATCGGCTCGGCAAACGTCGAAGCCAAGGTTCGAGACGACGTGATCATAAAGCCCGCCGATCTAACCTACATGGTACGCGGCGATGAAATTTCCGTGCCACTAACGCTCATTAATACAACTGACAAAGAGCAAAAGGCGGTCTTGAAGATCAGCTCATCTCCTTCGGTTGCTATAAGCGGCGGCGAGGCAAATTTCACGCTCAAACCGCTTGAGGTCAAGCATACGAACTTCACCGCGAGCGCACTTGATATTGCGGATGCAAATATTAAATTTGATCTTGACGCAAACGGGCAGAAATTTAGCAACGATGTGGAATTTGACATAATCAGCCAGTTTCCGCGCTCGAAGCTATTTCACGTAAGCTACGGCGATAAGCCGGTAACTCTAAAAATCGATCCGAGTTATAAAGAAATTTATACTCACATCAGTGCTACGCCTAATGCTTTTAGCCTAGCGGACGAGCTATATCTCTATCCTTACGGCTGCACCGAGCAGCTTACTTCAAAGATGGTAGCGGTTGATTATGTCGCACGCAAAGACTCCAATAAAACCTTAACCAACCGCGTAAACGAGTATGCAAGTAGAATTTTATCTCGCCTCAAACCTAGCGGCAGTTTCGGCTACTGGAGTGCTCACGGCGTTACCAATTACTACGCTTCGATTTACGCAAGCGACGTTTTACTAGAGCTTGACGCGCGCTATAAATTCCTTAGCAATAAGCAAAGATCGCTGATATTTAGCGCCTTAAAATCAGACTACGAAGATCAAGCGACGCTTCGAGTATATGCGGATTTCGTGCTAGATCAATACGGCAAGCTCGATGATGATGAGATAAATTTCATTTACGACAACGGCCTTTATGACAACTCGCCGATGGCTCGCATCGCTATGGCTGCGATACTTAAAAAGCACAATATGACGACCGAGTTTAACTTCATGCGTGAAAAAATAAACCAAATGGATTATGACTACGCCGAAGACGGAGCGGGCTTGACGTTTGCTAGCGACATAAGAGACGCTGCCTTTAAGCTCTACGCATTCGGCAAGGCGGGCATCAAAGACGATAGCACAAGCAAGGCGGCTATCGCGCTCGTGCGCAACCTAAAAGATGCAGACAATACGCAGGAGCGAGCGAGCGTCATACGCGGATTTGATGCGTATTTTAAGGACGCGAAAAAAGATATTAGCTTTGCTTTGAAATACGACGGCGAGACGAAAAATTTCAATTCGCCGCTGGATACCAAGCTCGCAGTTAAAGACGGCGCGATAGAATTTACGCCGATGAGCGGCAACGGCGAGCTGTTTTTTACGGTGCTAGGTTTCGGATATGAAAGCGCTGCGGTCAAACATAGCCCGCTTAGCATAAATAGGCCGTTTGATAACGACCGAGATAAGAAGGTTGAAATTTATCGCGAGTTTCTCGATGCTCGCGGCAACATCGTCGATCTAAACAAACTCAAAGTAGGGCAGAAAATTTACTCTAAGATCAGCTGGCGAGCGAATCATTATCTGTATAATTTCGCGATCGACGAGGCGATGCCTAGCTGCTTTGAGGCGGTAAATGAGCGCCTGAGCTCGGCTGCACAGGCTCGCCCTGAGGGCTTTGTAGATAGCGTAGCGATCGAGCATACGGAGTATCTGTATGATCGAGTGCTTCACTTCCCGAAAAGCGGTTATTTTTACTACGATCCGCAAGAGGGATATAATAGTACCGGCGTCATCTACACGCCGATAAACGTGATTATGTCGGGCTCGTGCGCGCTTCCTGCGATCTCTATCGAGGATATGCAATACGAGCGAGTAAATAATTACGATCTACAAACGCTTAAATTTAAAGTCGCTCGCTAAGGCGTAGCGATTTTAAGGCTCGGCGCGAATTTTGTATTCATTGCGATTTTCGCGCCGAGATTTTTATTTGCAGCGGATATTTCACAAACGATCGGCATTGTAAATTTTAAAATTTTAAATCTCGCTTGCTAAATTTCAAAATTTTATATTAATCCCTAAATTTCATAGCTTTTTACTATCTATTTATAACGTTATTCTATTTGACTTACCTTTAAATTCGAGTTATCATTTCTTTTAAATATACACTTTCAATTAAAGGAGTTGTAATGCAAAACGTATCAAGACGTAGTTTTTTAAAAATCAGCGCGGTTGGCGCCGGAGCGCTTGCGCTGGGATCTAGTAGCGCGTGCGCGGCACAAAACGCCAAGGACGTTAAATTTGACGAGGAATACGATATCGTCATCATCGGCACCGGTTTTGCAGGGCTTGCCGCGGCGATTAAAGCTAGCGGGCGCGGTAAAAAGGTGCTTATCTTAGAAAAGATGGGTCGCGCGGGCGGAAATTCCGTTATCAACGGCGGAAATATGGCTGCTCCGATGAATAAATTTCAAGTAGCGCAGGGCATCGAGGATAGCAAGGAGCTTTTTATCGCCGATGCCGTAAAAGACGGGCTTGGGCTCAATCATACCGATCTTTTAGGCGTGATGTTTGATCGCAGCAACGATGCGGTGGATCTTTTAACTAGCTGCGGAGCGGAATTTAGCGATAAGCTGATCTTTGAAAGCGGCCATAGCGTCGCAAGAAGCTTA
This genomic stretch from uncultured Campylobacter sp. harbors:
- a CDS encoding alpha-2-macroglobulin family protein, yielding MKTKLLSAALFCALASFAAGVEIKYASGAYEISGVDGSGFSVTQKQILKCTPKITGTYESVSESLIRLYPKPMLSAGVNYSCEARGVRFEFETEPFSTEHIALLRPGLVAIKFNDAVSKDALQQATRIYRAQNLAQNDISYELSSHDDRNFLFSFDPKAQNVVLQIESLTSKAGAKLQNPVELRTDEEPFNDSINASNLSGVQIRPAALKDGSLAARVCFPNYMDELSAKYVRIVGVSKFSLTQPRYYYYDEDEEGGESDDPSCYYYADIVSDEFMPNKSYEIRLLKGFGDSSYILRDEIKQSVKMGDRLPFVAFSDEKNFIPKSASLAFKSSNVNEVKISIAKVPEQNFRYFLNFESNEDSVGGLASEIAVKSFDIGGAKNAVTEHKIAMDFKGYEDGIYKITAFYKVGEKMQEVSRVAYLSDITAQVVLLERGALIYTSRLSNGEELSRAKVKIYSDKNELIVEDKTDGDGILRLENMEILAKNPRSIEISKGDEHAFVLFNNAVASVEKTITAKRPFVYLASELISPNERLLGTIVMKNRDFSSLKNTPIKFKIYDPSGTAVITRAQNTDEFGSVKIDELMGEKSGTYRLDLIYEDKIIASKSFSVENFVPNRIKNEILTAKDEYGADEIITLKLSSNYLAGAPAGDLKGSLEANAYEKELKIKGYEGFSFLNDRLKKKGATQLRRAEFTLSSAGKKELALSPAAADLNVSNAINILLNFSVTEEGKNVNAYRSLSYLPYDRIVGIRASKDFISSGDSVKFGFALLDSKTKTDVKGKIDVEIYRDDFTYVYDGNRYVEQESFNLVSAVSTDAREFEYKFQNGGNYLIVANDYSSGASAGVRVDVSGWGYYGRVNAKDVQSAKIKLASDKVKAGDKIKGVINSPVESGVLNISLVGEQVYDYKILSVKGGSAEFELSVPDNFVGGHINAVIARAATPAAMPLRAYANVPVALDASSHKANVQILAEKSYKNGQNAQISVKSEPNSKVVLYAVDLGILDIVSQEELDAFKAFDVSAYFALRYFDIYDDLSVYQTTAKELSFGGDGVMAKAKRNLSPVENKKQKKFIKMLIAKADANGEAKFELAMPKNFNSTIRLSAMAIGEAATIGSANVEAKVRDDVIIKPADLTYMVRGDEISVPLTLINTTDKEQKAVLKISSSPSVAISGGEANFTLKPLEVKHTNFTASALDIADANIKFDLDANGQKFSNDVEFDIISQFPRSKLFHVSYGDKPVTLKIDPSYKEIYTHISATPNAFSLADELYLYPYGCTEQLTSKMVAVDYVARKDSNKTLTNRVNEYASRILSRLKPSGSFGYWSAHGVTNYYASIYASDVLLELDARYKFLSNKQRSLIFSALKSDYEDQATLRVYADFVLDQYGKLDDDEINFIYDNGLYDNSPMARIAMAAILKKHNMTTEFNFMREKINQMDYDYAEDGAGLTFASDIRDAAFKLYAFGKAGIKDDSTSKAAIALVRNLKDADNTQERASVIRGFDAYFKDAKKDISFALKYDGETKNFNSPLDTKLAVKDGAIEFTPMSGNGELFFTVLGFGYESAAVKHSPLSINRPFDNDRDKKVEIYREFLDARGNIVDLNKLKVGQKIYSKISWRANHYLYNFAIDEAMPSCFEAVNERLSSAAQARPEGFVDSVAIEHTEYLYDRVLHFPKSGYFYYDPQEGYNSTGVIYTPINVIMSGSCALPAISIEDMQYERVNNYDLQTLKFKVAR
- a CDS encoding transglycosylase domain-containing protein, coding for MKFLKFTLKIALFCAFAFALFLILDALYPLNLDMLNKQKSRILYDRNGEILNMQIGDDQIWRFYASADEIPPRLKQSAIYFEDRYFYYHFGVNPASILRAATYNFTQNFTKKSEGNVERVGASTITMQVARMMRPKQRSYKNKIIEIFNAFQLEWHFSKDEILGMYFNLAPYGGNIEGVKTAAYFYFKKDLRELSNAQIALLSVIPKNPNKNRLDRRSNINALKNRLISQLREGGVISQSEYERALAEPFSPRRYAAPNYAPHYALLAFSNYKMQNFTAKDDVNFTQNLKQGGTPGATSEQASSSTRRAAAGAESNFSDAAGAESNFTAATKVGANLSSAANTQAGVDLKEMNPKEADFKTNAPKSLNLGGTSLNLNEREGVESQAGVKLNEPESAVKPNGGKSANLDERRDLINVAHPSQNSQSLNLNEQRSAMRLPQNFSADTDSDKGQTEYSPQNPSADINLNKRQNAASAADSPQNQQNRQSLNLNERQDAARSPQNSQADASSSERSRVNFIAQTNSASDVSMQADFASSDASAQTDSTPGAKIQTNSVSGAKSRANFASDTKAQINSDLNAKTQENSANSKAGAQPQEQTARAQELARLNEGKIYSSLDLKTQIALEGFLKSEILSLRDKGVRNGAAVLIDNESMRVIAYVGSHDFSANEGQNDGVRSQKNVGSTLKPFIYAKALQHGLITPSKKLIDAPIIFAGYVPRNYNQSFMGAVSATDALSLSLNIPAVKLNLMLGDDGLYEMLSNVHLAEFSKDYYGAGIALGSISMSLMDLTRLYSAFANGGKLRKLEIAGAKIGDDAKILTPQSAYIVTQMLRNAPRSYLGSVWQNTLNAPPLMFKTGTSADARDLYTVAMTPKFTLGIWLGNFDGSKTRDLSGGVSAAKVAFNMFGFLDKSGMLGEVEFARPAGVSLRRVCTDAYREKECAQSADDLTIDGVEPNEECEIYGTSELFYLLKHGLVDPQKVRAGRCAAKFAAVKPVLNDINAKTYETGEDGTLRLKVQCTAVFGERVYIRLSGGSREFIALNSTAFTMENSADLDSKHSSAAQQDNLKQNFTEQNSAVQNSIRQNLASQNVKSQNLTKQNSAGLNFIAENPATRNLASQNSILQNSTEQNSEAQDFTAKNFTDRNSSQQNFVARDFTTQSLAPANSKVKMGEYFARTNGEAFTLSLGAGDFELGCLDENANFAKANFRVNERK
- a CDS encoding ATP-dependent helicase translates to MAPFCKGIILDALAKLNTEQYAAATAPSGHNLVIASAGTGKTSTIVARIAHLLNLGTSPRKILLLTFTNKAASEMIARLQRHFDKKITSAIVAGTFHAVSYALLRELGKGVILKQPAELKTLLKSLVEKRKFYHVSDARPYGGAYLYDVYSLYQNKEMSADFATWFSKNYEDQAEFAEIYADILREFEEEKAKFNYADFNDVLLKMRRELQKGAPLRFDEILVDEYQDTNSLQGSLIDAFATKSLFCVGDFDQSIYAFNGANIDIIGSFGKRFADAKIYALNINYRSSSAILALANRVIANNPRLYEKKLIVGREGKFSAPRLHVYDDTAAQYAHVAAQIAQSGTPREKIAIIFRNNSSADGVEVALKELSIGAKRKGGVSFFESREIKAFTDIFAMIINPKDMMAFMSTCEYARGVGSALSKELFDALIALGHGSIHAGLLRPDESVKIFEKKRKNYQLGLFDDVDIISSVSRFEALEFDEFFRSHPILKHNKITEGGAVFLHEIYKIFKKSGSAARSVTLISQIKNSRLFALVADFIATKRATLKNGKIDEDRKKDETARIYDKCGILEQIAGKYADPQSFYNFITLGAKEMSEGEGVNLLSVHASKGLEFCSVYLIDLAQNRFPNLKLMAMGGSLEEERRLFYVAVTRARDELVLSYAKFDKIRKVSYEPSCFLREAGLVK